DNA from Cutibacterium acnes:
TGAGGCTGAGTACGTCGTCGCCGGCGATAACTCCTGCCTCATGAATATCGGTGGTGTGCTGTCGCGCCAGAACTCGGGCGTTAAGCCGATTCACATCGCCGAAATCCTCGCCAACACTGAGGAGGACTGACCCATGAGTACCGAACTGCGTCGCGTCACGTACGGAAACCACGGCGTCGCCCGGTTGACCCCAGCCCCCGACAAGCCCGGCACGTACATGGGCATGCCGAAGTTTTCGAAGGCCGTCAAGGGCGAGTTGAACTTGTCGGTGCAGCGCAAGAACATGCGTAATGCCACCATGACGATTCGCAACAAGCGCGCCATGCGTGTCTCCGAATCCCCGGATTGGCAGGATCTGCGTGATGCTGCCGAGTCCATCAAGAATCGCGTCGGCCGCCACCTCGACCATTACCTCGTCGAGGCGGAGAAGAACCTGACTGCGAATGGCGTTCACGTCCACTGGGCCCGGGACGGCGAGGAGGCCAACCGCATCGTCGCCCAGATCGCCAAGGATAAGGGGGTTGACGAGGTCGTCAAGATCAAGTCGATCACCAGTCAGGAAACTGACCTCAACGAGTACCTCGAAGAGCAAGGCATCGCGGCGTGGGAGACGGACCTAGCCGAACTCATCGTGCAGCTGGGCCACGACCGTCCGTCCCACATTGTCGTGCCGGCTATCCACCGTAACCGTGCTGAGGTCCGCGAGATCTTCCTACATGAGATGAAGAATTATGGCCGTCCGGCCCCCGAGGACATCTCGGAGAACCCGCCGGAGCTAACCAACGCGGCTCGTCTGCACTTGCGCGAGAAGTTCCTGCGCGCCGAAATGGCCGTCTCGGGTGGCAATTTCGTGCTCGCCGATACTGGGTCCTTAGTGATCGTTGAGTCTGAGGGCAATGGCCGTATGTGCCTGACTCTGCCGGACACCCTGGTGTCGATTGTCGGCATCGAGAAGGTGCTGCCGAGTTTCGACGACCTTGAGGTTTTCCTCAAGCTGTTGCCGCGTTCGGCCACCGGGGAACGGATGAACCCGTACAACTCGGTGTGGAGTGGTGTGACCGACGGTGACGGGCCGCAGGAACAGCACGTCATTTTCCTTGATAACGGTCGTACCGACGTGCTTGCCGACACCCTTGGCCGCGAGGTGTTGCGGTGCATTCGGTGCGCTTCGTGTATCAACATCTGCCCGGTTTACGAGCGGGCGGGCGGTCACGCTTACGGCTCGGTGTACCCGGGGCCGATCGGTGCTGTGCTCAATCCGCAGTTGCGGGGCGTGGAGCATCCCGTCGATCGTGGTCTGCCGTATGCGTGTTCGCTGTGCGGTGCGTGTAATGAGGTATGCCCGGTGAAGATCCCCTTCACCGATATCCTCCTCAAGCTGCGTAATAAGGTGGTCAAGTCCGAGAAAGCCGACCGTATACCGCAGGACTACGAGGTGGCCGGCGAGATGGGTCTCATGAAGACGGCCTCGTGGGCGTTCAGTGATCACAAACATTTCGAGGCGATCCAGGTTGGCTCGCGTGGCGTGGGACGTGTCCTGCGCGGCAAGAAGATGGGGCCGGTTCCGGTGCCGGTGGCCGAGCGGTGGCTTAAATATCGCGACGTTGACGCACCCCCGGCTGACACTTTCCGCACCTGGTGGAAGAAGAACAGGGAGGCTCAGCGATGACCACAATTAGCACTGATCCGGTGGCGCGTACCGAGATCCTCGCCCGGATTCGTCCCGCCAGCACTGACATCACCAATTCTGACCCGGTCGCAGATGTGCCGATCGAGTGGGAGTACGGCACTGGCATCGACATGGACGACGTGGTTGGCACCTTTGTCGAAAAGGTCATCGACTACAAGGCGACCGTCGTGCGGGTCAAGGGGGCTGACGTTCCCCAGGCCGTCGTTGAGGGGCTGAGGTCTACCGGTGCTGAGCACAGCGCCGTCGTTCCGGTCGGTTTGGACAAGTCCTGGGTGGGGGCGATCAAGACTGCCGGGTTTGACGCCCGCCTCGATGATCCGCAGCTATCGAAGAAGGAGCTCAATGACACCGATGCTGTCGTCACCGGCGCTGCGTGTGGTATCGCTGACACGGGCAGCATCGTGTTGACCCACGTGGAGGACCAGGGGCGTAGGGCTATCACCCTTGTCCCGGATCGCCACGTCTGCGTCGTCAAGGCTAGCCAGGTGGTTTCCGACGTCCCGGAGGCCATCCAGATCGTCAAACCGGCGGTGCATGAGGGACACCCGTTGACCTTCATTTCCGGTGGTTCGGCCACCTCTGACATTGAGTTGTCCCGGGTTGACGGAGTGCATGGGCCTCGTCGGCTTTATGTCATCGTCGTCGACGACCGGTGAAACACGACCAGAACTAGTGCCCCGGTTGAGGGACCGGGGCACTGCTGTGCCTGAGGGTGTAAGGAAGATGCGCCGTTCAATGCAGCCGGGTCTGTTTGGCTGCTTTCGTGACGGTTCCAGTACGATCAGCGACGATGATCATTGACGATGTGACGTTTTCCTACCGGCGTCACCACGAGGTCCTGCACGGTGTGACCGTCGAGCTTGCTCCCGGCAGGACAGTCTTGCTGGGCCCTAACGGGGCAGGTAAGTCCACTCTGTTCTCTCTGTGCTCGGGATCCAGGGCGCCCACCTCGGGGAGGATCGGTCTGGCCGGGATGGCTGAGGCGTCGTCGCGGACGTTGCGCCGGCGAGTAGGGCTGATGAGGCAGAACGTTCTCCCCATGCCAGGGTTCACCGTGCGTGAGCAAATCATCTATTGCGGGTGGCTCATGGGAATGAGTACTCGTGAGGCCACCGTGCGGGCAGATGATGTCATTGCAGCGGTCAATCTGACCGAAAAAGCCGACGATCGCACATCCAGACTCTCGGGCGGGCAACTGCGTAGGGTTGGCCTGGCCCAGGTACTCGTCGGGGAGCCGGAAGTGCTACTGCTCGACGAGCCCATGGCCGGGCTGGATCCTGCACAAAGGGTGCGTTTTCGCGCTGTCCTCGAGCATGTTCCTGATGATCGCGTCACCGTGGTGTCCACTCACCAGGTTGACGACCTCACTGACAGCTATGACAGGGTGATTGTACTGTCATGTGGCCGGGTCGTCTTCGACGGAACCCCTAAGGAGTTCGTGGATCTGGCGCCAGAGTGTTCGCAGCGTCGTGCTGAAATGGCCTACCTCGGTCTGGTGGCCGACGAATGAGGCTCACAACGCGGCTGCGAACTGCGCCCGGTGTCTGGTTGGCGCCCCTGATGGTCGTGGCCTTCATCATGGTTGTCAATGACACCGCCGGTGAGCCGTATTGGTTAGCTCAGGTGGCCGGGGACGCGGGGAGAACCATGGTCGTCAACGCGTTGTGTGCCTTGGCTGGAGCCCTGGAAGGTCATCGACTCAGAACCGTTGCTCTGAGGTCGAACCGAGTCAGGTCATGGTGGCGTGTCCTGCTCGGCCCGATAGTGACCTCGGCCGCAATGACCACTGTGCTCTCCGTCGTCTTCATGGCCAGACACGGATTCGCCCCGCACACGCTGGGGTGGTCCATCCTCGGTGTGACCGTGCTGTCGACTTGGGCATGGACCGTGGCCGGTATCGCGCTGGGATTGTGGTTGCACGTGGCCGTGGCGGCTCCCATCGCCCTGGCAACACCCTTGGTGTGGGTGACTTTCCCGCCTGGGATGTCGATCTACTGGCTCCGGCATCTCACGGGTTCCTGGATTGGGTGTTGTACGATCACCCAGACACTGAATCCCCTCGTCATCACGGGAACGCTGCGTGTTGAGCTCGGTCTGCTGGTGGCGGCCGTCGTTGTAGTGTCGGCGCGAGCAGCCCAGCATGGGCGCAGATTGTTGCTGAGCCTGGGCGGGTGCGTCCTTGTGATCGGATTCATCGCCGGTGCCGTCCAGGTTAGACATCTCGATGCATTCCCGACTATTGATCGGGAGCTGTCCGTCACATGTCGCACGGTGGAAGGTGCGGATGTGCAGTTGTGCCTGTTGCCCGAGCATGAGGCGGAGAGGTCTTTGATGGCTTCGTCGATCAAGCGGGTGTTCCCGATCTGGAAACGTGCCGGGATCGGTCTGCCGAGTATTTACTCCGAGCAGGCCCTGCCGGGGCACAAGGATGCTGTCGAGATCAGTGTGTCCCCTGACATGCCGGATGCGGCTTTCGCTATTGCGCGTCTCGCTACAGCCACCGGACACTGTTTCTGCCCGCCGGCGAGCACAAGTCCCACCGAGGTTATCCAGTATGAGGGACGGATCGACGCGTGGCTACGGGAGGTGGCGCGCGCAAGCGGCATGGAGGTTGTCGGTGCAGGGGTGGATGCCGAGGACGTCACATGGGCCGAACGGCTGCGCACCAAGGATCCCACCACTCAGGCGGTTGTTGTGACGAGGATGCAGAAATACCTCAGGGACTGCTACCGATGAGGTACTGGATGCGCAGCAGGCTGGCGTGGTTACAGTTGGCCCTCGCGTGCGTCTTTGCTGCCGTGTGCGCTCGGACTGATCCCGACGAAGTGGCAGTGCCAGCTATCTTCGGGAGCTTCGGGGCCGTGGTTGTCTTCAGTAATCTGTTCGGTCTAGTCTTGACCATCCTCTACGCCGTCGGTTTGTCACGGGCAGATCTGAGTGTCGAGGATCGATCACCCCGACAGACGGGAATCCTCGACGCTGCCCTTGGGCTGGCCCTGTCCGGGATTATGGTGCTGGGACTGTTCGGTGGGCCAGCGAACGCCCAGGTCATTCGCGACGTTCCGATACTCCTCGCCATGACGATGATCGCGGCGCGATGGATGCCTCGAAACGTGTCGGCCCTGCCCGCAATTGCCTATTTCTTCGTGGGTCTCTTGGCCGGTCGTCAGCGTAACGAGCGGGAGGGCTGGTGGAACTGGCCGGTCGCCGACGCTGCCGGGCCGGTCAGCGTGGGATGGATTATTGCGACCACCGTCTGTGGTGTGCTGGCGTTGAGCCTTCCGGTTCGGACGGTTCGCCGACGCTGCGAGGCCGATCTGGGCTGAGGGGAAGCAGAGCCTTTATCGACATCACCCAACGTGCCAGACTCGGTCGCATCGTGCCATGACGAGGGGGTCGTGGGTGATGACCACTTTCGCGGTCCCACTGGTGGTCGCCCACAGGTCGCTCATGAGAGCCTCGGAGGTCTCGACGTCTAGGTGCTCGCTGGGCTCGTCGAGGATGAGCAGATCGTGAGTTGCAGGATCGGCTGGAGTGCCATGGTTGACGAGCACCCGCGCCAAGGCCAGGCGTTGGGCCTCACCGCCTGACAGGGAGCTGCCGTCCTCGGTGACCACTCGTCGCGGCGGAATTGCTAGGCCAGCGCGAGACAGCGCTGTGAGAACCTCGTCCTCGGTGGCCTCTTTGCAGCCGATGCGTACATTTTCGCTGATTGACGTTGCGAACACATGGGCATTCTGGGCCAAGTAACGCACCCGCCCTGTCGTCGTCACTGTCCCGGTCAACGGTGGGATGAGCCCCATGATGGTCGCCGCGAGGGTCGTCTTTCCAATTCCTGACCTGCCGACGATGGCCACTGATTCCCCAGCCACCACGTGCAAGTTGACGTTTGAGAGCACGGGCTGGTTTCCCGGCCAACCAACCGTAAGCCCCTCGATCACCAAGGAGGGTTTTTCCTCGGAAGCAGCCGCGGTGGGGGAGTCGCCCACCCCGACCTGAGGCGCGTCGAGCACCTCGACTACCCGCTGCAGGGCCGCCTTGGCACGGGTATGAGTCTGGGCGGCCCCCGTGAACGCTCCGAACACCTCGTGGAGGGCCAGTGGGGTCAGCACCAGCACAGCCAGGATTCGCCCACCGATACGCCCGTCGGCAACCGCATTGCCACCGATCCATAGGGCCGAGACGACTGCTAACCCGGCCGCCAGGATCTGACCTGCGGTGCCGAGACCTCGTCCCCATGCCGCTCGTTGCTCGGCGGTGCGCAACCGGGAATCGACCTCCAACACATCGGCCAGGATCGCGTCCTGGGCTCCGTAAGCCACCAGATCAGGGGCGCAATGGGCCAACTCGCGAGTGCGGTCGGCCAACTGACCACGCAGCGGCACCAAGGAGGAGTCGGCAGCCCGGGACAGGCGTTGAGTGATCGCCGGCATGACGACGGCCGCCAGTAGGGCCGACAGTAGTAGGACCGCAGCCGAAGTCAATGAGAACCGGGCTAGCAGGACCGTCGTGCCAATGATGACGAGGCTTGACGCGCACGCCGGAACGATCACCCGCACGACCATGTCCAACACCGCGTCGACGTCGGCAGTAACCCGTACCAGCAGGTCACCCCGGCGACGTCCCAGCAGGGTGGTACGTGACAGCCGGTCGTAGACCCGCATCCGCAATGCCCCCTGCATCCGCAGAGCCAGGTCGTGGCCTACCAGACGTTCGGCGTAGCGGAAGACACCGCGGGAGATGCCGAAGAATCGCACCCCGACGGCTGCGGCCTCCAGGTAGAGCACCGGTGGCATCTCTGCGGCCCGAGACAGCAACCACGCTGACACACCCATGAGGGCCACGGACGCTCCGGATGCACATGCGGCGAGCAGGGTCGACAGGACGAGTAGCCAGCGACCTCGCGGGACATCCCGCAACAGAGTCTTGAGCAACTGGGTGGTTCGCGCGTTCATGCCAGCACCTCCAGGTCGACGACCACGTCGGCTGCCGCGATGATGTTGCGACGATGGGACACGACGAGCACCGATGCTCCCGAGGCACGTACCGCCTCCAACACGGTCGCCTCGGTGTCGGCGTCAAGACCTGCCGTCGGCTCGTCAAGGACCAGCAGACCGGCCTCGGCCTGCTCCACCCGCACCAGAGCGCGGGCCAAGGCCACACGACGACGTTCCCCGGCGGACAGACCTTCGGCGTCGTCGTCGATACGCTTATTCAACGGGATTGCCGCGGCTCCGCAGCGATCCAGGGCGTCGCGCAACATGGCCTCGGGCGCATCCGAGCACCCTAAACGGATGTTCTCGGCCACCGTACCGGCCATCATCGCTGGCACCTGGGGCACGTAGGCCAGCTGACGTCGCCACGACTGCCATACCGATTCGTCGGCCCCTATGAGTTCGCGATCGCCGACGAGGATAGACCCGGAATCGGGGTCGATGAATCCGAGCAGACACGACAGGGCGGTCGTCTTGCCACCACCGGAGTGCCCGACGAGGGCGACGACACTCCCGGGCTCGATGCGCAGAGACAACCCGTCAGGGGCGGCACGATCCGTCCCTTCATACGTGTGCGTCAACCCGCTGATGACCACCGGGACCTCGCGAGGTGAGGCGATCTCGACGTCGCTCTTGGGTGCCGTCGGCCGCCCGGACTCAATAAGCCCGAAGGACACCTCTGCGGCGGCCATTCCGTCAGCGGCATCGTGGAAGAGCACCCCCACCTGCCGCACCGGCAGGAAAACTTCAGGGGCGAGGATGAGGATGAACAGGGAGGTGCGCAGGTCCATTCCGCCGGCGGCAACTCGGAAACCGACGGTAACGGCCACCAGGGCCACCGAGAGGGTCGCCAGCAGCTCAAGTATGAAAGAGGACAGGAAACTGATGCGCAGGGTGCGCATTGTTTCGGAGCGGTTGGCCGCCTCGGTGCGGCGCAGCCCCTCGAGTTGGGCGCGGGCTCGCCCGAAGACCTGCAGGGTCGGCAGCCCAGCGACCAGATCAGCGAAGTGGTTGGCCAGTCGGGTGGCTACCTTGAACCGTTTTGCTACGGCCGCCTCGGTCCGCCAGCCAATGAGGGCCATGAAAACGGGGATGAGCGGGATCGTCACGACGACGATGACGAGGCTGGTGAGGTCGTTTAGGCCGATAGCGGTGGCTAGCACTGCTGGCACGATGACGGCCAGCACAAGCTGGGGAAGGTATTTCGAGTAGTAGCCGTCGAGGGCGTCCAGACCTGTTGTCATCAGGCTGATGAGGGTTCCCGACGGCATTGTTGCGTCAGTGGGACGCGACAACCTGGCTTGCAGGATGTCGCGCCGCAATTGCGACTTGACTGACGCTGAAGCTTGATGAGCCAGGGATTCTTGCAGCCAGGCGAGGCAAGCTCGACCACAGAACACCGCCGCAAGCAGCCCGCACCACATCGCCACGCCGTCGAGATGATGGGCGGCGAAGACCGACGAGACACCACGGGACAGCAACCAGGCCTGTGCGAGGATGAGCAAAGCCGTAGCCACGCCCACCACGCACAGACCTGCGAGAAAGGGAAGAGTGGCCCGCGCCCGGCGAACCAGGCGCGGATCCAGCGGAGCTGCCACGGATTAGGCAGCCACCGCGGTGTCCGGGATGGCCTCCCGAGTGAGGCGCTTGCGGAACACCCAGTAACTCCAGACCTGGTAGGCGAGCACAATCGGCACGAAGACGCAGGCGCTGATCGTCATGATCTTCAGTGTCCGGCCGGTTGCGGAGGCAATCCACATGTCGAATGCGATACCCGACGGGCGGTACCCGAGGTTGCCGTACATGGCGAACATGCAGGCAACGATCATGAGGGCGATACCCAGAGCGGTGCACAGGAAAGCCAGCCCCTCGCGGCCCTTGGCGACGACCGCCGAACCAGCGGCCAGCAGCACGACGACGAGCAGGCAGATGATCCAGGTGAGCACCTGACGTCCGTCTCGGGTGACGTACATGATGTTGAACATCAAGGCCCACACCAGGGCAACGACGGTGGCGATCCAGCCCAGCTTGGCCGAGGTCTTGCGAGCGCGGTCGTGCATGTCACCCATCGTTTTGAGCGCGACGAAGTTAGCTCCGTGAGCGCAGAAGAGCACCACGAACAGAATGCCGCCGATGAGGGCGAACGGAGTGAACAAGCCCCAGAAGGAGGTCGTCACTAACGGCGCAGTGCCGCCGTCTGGGGTCGAGTGCGGGCCGACGGCCAGGCCGCGGACGAAGTTCGCGAAGCCGACGCCGAGCACCAAGGTGGGCAGGAAGGAACCAATAGTGGCCATCCAGTCGAAAGCGTTGCGCCACGAGGAGGACGGGTTCTTCGAACGATATTCGAAGGCAACGCCACGGACGATGAGACCGAGCAACACCAGTAGTAGTGGCAGGTACAGACCGGAGAACATCGTCGCGTACCAGCCGGGGAAGGCGGCGAAGGTAGCGCCACCGGCGGTCAGCAACCACACCTCGTTGCCGTCCCAGGTCGGTCCGATGGTGTTGACCATGAGACGACGATCCTTGTCGTCACGTCCCAGGAAGGGCAGCAGCATGGCGACGCCGAAGTCGAATCCTTCGAGGAAGAAGAATCCGACCCACAGAACGGTGATGAGGACGAACCAGACGATCGTCAGGGGCGAGTGGGCAGTAGTTTCAAGAACGGGAAGCATGTCGTTACCTCCTCAGTATGCGAAGGACAACGGAGTGTCCTCGCCCTCGGTAACAGGTTGATCACGGGTGGAGAGCTCAGGCAGCCCCTCCTTGAGGGCCTTCCAGAACAGCCCCACCTCGACGACCGCCAGAATTCCGTAGACGACGGTGTAGGCGATGGTCGAGAAAAGCACGCTGCCGGCCGAAACGTTGGGTGAGACGGCTGCCGTAGTTGGCAGCACACCCGCGACGATCCAAGGCTGGCGTCCCATCTCCGTGAATATCCAACCGAAGGAAATGGCGAACAGTGGCAGCAGGGGTAGGGCGATCATGAAGAGGGTCAGCCACCCGTGCGGCTTCGGGTTGCGGCCTCCGCGCATTGCGATGAGCATGACGAGGCCGATAAGGCCACCGATCATGCCGAGGGTGATCATGATGCGGAAGGTCCAGTAGGACAACGGGACGTTCGGCTCGAGTTTGATGCCGTTGGCGTCGATCTTCTGACGCAGCACATTCTGGTAAGAGGCCTGCAGGGGGGTCTGCGAGCCGTCCTTGCGATGGTAGGTGTACTCGTGGACCTGATAGCTCTTGAGCTCGTTGATGCCCTTGACCTGCGAGCCCCACTTGCCGTTACCGAGGAAGCCGAGCATGCCGGGTATCTTGAGAGCCCACACCTCCTCCGAGCCGTCCTTGTTGCCGATGGTCAGCACTGAGAAGTCCGAGGTGTTCTGGTAAGCCGCCTCGGCAGCAGCCATCTTCATGGGCTGTGCGTCGGTCATGACCTTGCCCTGGTAGTCGCCACTCAGCACAACGCCGACGCAAGCGACAATGAGCACCCATGCGCCGAACTTCGAGGCCCAGCGCCACGTGCGGACGCTCTCGACCTCTTCGGCGTCGGAGATCTGGGAGGTGGTGCGTCCCCTGGCGACTTTGGCCAAGTGCCAGAAGGCGATGGCGGCGATAAGGGCGCCAGCCACCGTGTAGGAAGATGAGATCTGGTGAACGAAAGTCGCCTTGAATACCGGATTGCTTAGCACGGCCCCGAAATCGGTCAGCTCGGCCCGGTGGGTGACTGGGTTGTAGCTGGCTCCGACAGGATTCTGCATCCAGGAGTTTGCCGCGAGGATGAATACTGCGGAGATCATGGTGCCAATGGCGGTCAGGTAGATGCACGCCAGGTGGACTCCCTTGGGGAGTTTCTCCCAGCCGAACACCCACAAGCCAACGAAGGTGGACTCCATGAAGAAGGCCACCAAGGCCTCAAGGGCCAGCGGAGCACCGAAGATGTCGCCAACGAATCGCGAGTATTCCGACCAGTTCATGCCGAACTGGAACTCCTGCACGATTCCGGTGACGACGCCGAGGGCGAAGTTGATGAGGAAGAGCTTGCCGTAGAACTTGGTCAGACGAAGATAACGGTCGTTGCGGGTCTTAAGCCACACTGTCTGCATCACCGCCACGAGCATCGATAGCGCGATCGTGATCGGGACGAAGAAGAAGTGGTAGACCGTCGTGATCCCGAATTGCCATCGGGCGATCAGTTGGGCATCCATGGCGGGTACCTTACTATCCGAGGTCACCGGTTTGGCCCGACTGAGTGGTGTTGCGCAAAAACAGACCAAAAGGCCAGGTGCGTGCCATGTTGCTGGTGACGTTCGCGCTGCATCCGCATGACCGCCGAGACCAGTTAATCGCACGTCCGTTCGCGCCTGTGAACCTCCGTTGACGTTTGGTTTAAAGACTCAGTGGAGATACCCGACCGGCGTAGCGGAGCCCCACGCCAGTAGCCGATGAGCGCCATGACGATGATGAAAGCCAGGGTGCCGAGTGTCAGCGCCTCGAAGGAGGCATACGAGACCCCCTGGGCTTTGGAGAAGTCGTGAGGCATTCCCACCAGGGCCTCCAGGGTGCCTGGGAAGATGCTTACCCATGACCCAAAGGCGACAAATGTCGTCGTCACTACGCACATGAGGATGAAAAACCAGTTCGGGCCGGCCCGGAAGGGCCGTTCGACGTCGGGCTCGCTAAGCCGCAGTTTGGCTGCGGCCGGGATGATGAGCAGGTAGCTGAACAGGTAGGTCGTTACTGCCACTCCGAGGACGACGTTAAACAGGTCAGCGCTAGAACCCGTCAACTCCATGGCGGCGAGCATGAAAAGAGTGGAGACGATCCCCGATAGCAGGTTGACGTGCACCGGCGTGCCCAGCCGGGGGTGGAACTTCCCGAAGAACCCACCGAAGAAGGAACCATCAGCAGCGGCCATGGCCTGCATTCGGTCGGACATGATCATCCACGCCGCGCCCTGACCGATATTCGCCAAAGTGAACATAACGAGGGCTAGCACCATCATCGGTTCGGCAGCCGGTCCATATACCGAGAAGACGGTGTTGACGGCTTTAAGTAGTCCCGAGACTCCGTCGATGTCGGAGGGAGGTAGGACGAGCAGAATCGTTGCCACTGGAAGGAGGTAAAAAATTCCAGCCATAGTGGCCGAACGGAGCACCGAGACCGAGACGTCGTGCTGGGCGTTGCGCATCTCCCCCGACGCGCTCGATCCACCCTCAAAACCAAGGAAGGCGAAGAGCAGCAAAGGCGTCAGGGTGATGAATCCGCGCAGGGTGGGAGAGAAGCTACCAAGACTGAGGGGCTGGACGCCGTGTTGGGTCGCATACACGGCGGCGGTGACTAAGAACAAGCACAGGAAGGAGATTTTGAAAAAGGCGCCGGCAGTAGGAATCCATTTGGCTTTAGCTAGGGACAAGATAGCGGCGAACACCGTCAGCCAGATGAAGGCCAGCTTAAACAGGTAGTCACCAGCCGATCCTGCGGAAAAGTGAACGAGGTGGTTGCGGGCGGCCTCCGCGTTGAGGAAAGCCATCGAGCCGCCCACCCATACTGGCTGGGTGATCCAGGTGAAGACACTGGTGACGGCGGCAGCTGGCCGCCCAAAGGCACGTCGGGTCCATAGGTACACCCCTCCCTCGCCGACGAAGGCCGAGCCGGTCTCGGCGAAGATGAGGGAATAGGGGATGAGGAAGACGATGATGAGGAATACCAGCCAGGTGAAGGTTTCGGGGCCTTCGGCTGAGACCGATCCCAGCATCTCCAGCCCGACCACCGCAGAAACGATGAGGAAGACGATGTCGAATCGGTTGAGGGTACGTTGCAGGACCTTCGTCTGGTCCTTCGCCATGTCAGTGTCGTTGTGGGCAGTCAGCTGGGAGTTTTTGACCTCGGCCATGGGTCTCTTTCGTCGATGAGAACGACCGGCTGGGGGCTGGCCGGACGCTGTGCCCCGGCGGGCACCCCATCAACTTTAGAGCCTGTTGCTAAGAATGTGGGTGCGGTGTCTCATTCGTGACTCGCCGCGGCGAACTGCGCTTGGTACAACTCGTAGTAGTGACCCTGGTGCTCGAGCAACTCACTATGGCCTCCCTGCTCGACGATGTCGCCGTGTTCCATGACGAGGATGAGGTCAGCGTCCCGGATAGTGGAGAGGCGATGGGCGATGACGAAGCTAGTACGCTCCTTGCGCAAGTTTGCCATCGCCTCTTGAACGAGCATCTCGGTGCGGGTGTCCACCGAACTAGTGGCTTCGTCAAGGATGAGTAGGTCCGGGGCCGCTAGGAAGGCTCTAGCGATGGTGATGAGCTGCTTTTGACCCACCGAAACATTGGATCCATCATCATCGATGATGGTGTCATAACCGTCGGGCAGGGTGTGGACGAAGTGGTCGACGTGGGCGGCCCGTGCGGCGTTAAGGATATCTTCTTCGGATGCTTCAGGGCAGCCGTAGGCGATGTTGTCGTGGATGGTTCCGCTGAATAGCCAAGTGTCCTGTAGGACCATGCCGAGCCGGGAGCGCAGTTCGGCGCGAGGGACTGCGGAAATATCAACGCCGTCAAGGGTGATGGTTCCGTCATCAATCTCGTAGAACCTCATGAGCAGATTCACCAGCGTCGTCTTGCCGGCTCCGGTGGGTCCGACGACCGCAATCGTCTGTCCTGGTTCTGCGACCAGGGATAGGTCGGTGATGAGAGGTTTGTCCGGGTTGTAGGAGAAGCGAACGTGGTCGAAGACGACTCGTCCCTTCGTGGCTGGGAGGCTTCCGTGAGCATCCGTGGATAATTCGTCGGCGTCGAGAACTTGGAACACCCGTTCCGCGGAAGCCACCCCGGACTGCAGCAGATTTGCCATGGAGGCAATCTGGGTTATCGGCTGGGTGAACATTCGGGAGTATTGGATGAAGGCCTGCACGTTGCCTAGCGGCATCTGGCCCTTCGCCACCCGCAGGCATCCGATGAGGACGATGATG
Protein-coding regions in this window:
- a CDS encoding LutB/LldF family L-lactate oxidation iron-sulfur protein, translated to MSTELRRVTYGNHGVARLTPAPDKPGTYMGMPKFSKAVKGELNLSVQRKNMRNATMTIRNKRAMRVSESPDWQDLRDAAESIKNRVGRHLDHYLVEAEKNLTANGVHVHWARDGEEANRIVAQIAKDKGVDEVVKIKSITSQETDLNEYLEEQGIAAWETDLAELIVQLGHDRPSHIVVPAIHRNRAEVREIFLHEMKNYGRPAPEDISENPPELTNAARLHLREKFLRAEMAVSGGNFVLADTGSLVIVESEGNGRMCLTLPDTLVSIVGIEKVLPSFDDLEVFLKLLPRSATGERMNPYNSVWSGVTDGDGPQEQHVIFLDNGRTDVLADTLGREVLRCIRCASCINICPVYERAGGHAYGSVYPGPIGAVLNPQLRGVEHPVDRGLPYACSLCGACNEVCPVKIPFTDILLKLRNKVVKSEKADRIPQDYEVAGEMGLMKTASWAFSDHKHFEAIQVGSRGVGRVLRGKKMGPVPVPVAERWLKYRDVDAPPADTFRTWWKKNREAQR
- a CDS encoding LutC/YkgG family protein, with the protein product MTTISTDPVARTEILARIRPASTDITNSDPVADVPIEWEYGTGIDMDDVVGTFVEKVIDYKATVVRVKGADVPQAVVEGLRSTGAEHSAVVPVGLDKSWVGAIKTAGFDARLDDPQLSKKELNDTDAVVTGAACGIADTGSIVLTHVEDQGRRAITLVPDRHVCVVKASQVVSDVPEAIQIVKPAVHEGHPLTFISGGSATSDIELSRVDGVHGPRRLYVIVVDDR
- a CDS encoding ABC transporter ATP-binding protein; its protein translation is MIIDDVTFSYRRHHEVLHGVTVELAPGRTVLLGPNGAGKSTLFSLCSGSRAPTSGRIGLAGMAEASSRTLRRRVGLMRQNVLPMPGFTVREQIIYCGWLMGMSTREATVRADDVIAAVNLTEKADDRTSRLSGGQLRRVGLAQVLVGEPEVLLLDEPMAGLDPAQRVRFRAVLEHVPDDRVTVVSTHQVDDLTDSYDRVIVLSCGRVVFDGTPKEFVDLAPECSQRRAEMAYLGLVADE
- the cydC gene encoding thiol reductant ABC exporter subunit CydC, with protein sequence MNARTTQLLKTLLRDVPRGRWLLVLSTLLAACASGASVALMGVSAWLLSRAAEMPPVLYLEAAAVGVRFFGISRGVFRYAERLVGHDLALRMQGALRMRVYDRLSRTTLLGRRRGDLLVRVTADVDAVLDMVVRVIVPACASSLVIIGTTVLLARFSLTSAAVLLLSALLAAVVMPAITQRLSRAADSSLVPLRGQLADRTRELAHCAPDLVAYGAQDAILADVLEVDSRLRTAEQRAAWGRGLGTAGQILAAGLAVVSALWIGGNAVADGRIGGRILAVLVLTPLALHEVFGAFTGAAQTHTRAKAALQRVVEVLDAPQVGVGDSPTAAASEEKPSLVIEGLTVGWPGNQPVLSNVNLHVVAGESVAIVGRSGIGKTTLAATIMGLIPPLTGTVTTTGRVRYLAQNAHVFATSISENVRIGCKEATEDEVLTALSRAGLAIPPRRVVTEDGSSLSGGEAQRLALARVLVNHGTPADPATHDLLILDEPSEHLDVETSEALMSDLWATTSGTAKVVITHDPLVMARCDRVWHVG
- the cydD gene encoding thiol reductant ABC exporter subunit CydD; translation: MVGVATALLILAQAWLLSRGVSSVFAAHHLDGVAMWCGLLAAVFCGRACLAWLQESLAHQASASVKSQLRRDILQARLSRPTDATMPSGTLISLMTTGLDALDGYYSKYLPQLVLAVIVPAVLATAIGLNDLTSLVIVVVTIPLIPVFMALIGWRTEAAVAKRFKVATRLANHFADLVAGLPTLQVFGRARAQLEGLRRTEAANRSETMRTLRISFLSSFILELLATLSVALVAVTVGFRVAAGGMDLRTSLFILILAPEVFLPVRQVGVLFHDAADGMAAAEVSFGLIESGRPTAPKSDVEIASPREVPVVISGLTHTYEGTDRAAPDGLSLRIEPGSVVALVGHSGGGKTTALSCLLGFIDPDSGSILVGDRELIGADESVWQSWRRQLAYVPQVPAMMAGTVAENIRLGCSDAPEAMLRDALDRCGAAAIPLNKRIDDDAEGLSAGERRRVALARALVRVEQAEAGLLVLDEPTAGLDADTEATVLEAVRASGASVLVVSHRRNIIAAADVVVDLEVLA